The proteins below come from a single Streptomyces sp. B3I8 genomic window:
- a CDS encoding replication-associated recombination protein A has protein sequence MEPDLFTAAAEARQEKDPAASPLAVRMRPRSLDEVVGQQHLLKPGSPLRRLVGEGTTAGSPAGPSSVILWGPPGTGKTTLAYVVSKATNKRFVELSAITAGVKEVRAVIDGARRATGGYGTETVLFLDEIHRFSKAQQDSLLPAVENRWVTLIAATTENPYFSVISPLLSRSLLLTLEPLTDEDLRGLLHRALADERGLKGAVTLPEETEAHLLRIAGGDARRALTALEAAAGAALDKGEPEIALTTLEETVDRAAVKYDRDGDQHYDVASALIKSIRGSDVDAALHYLARMIEAGEDPRFIARRLMISASEDIGLADPSALPTAVAAAQAVAMIGFPEAALTLSHATIALALAPKSNSATTAIGAALEDVRKGLAGPVPPHLRDGHYKGAAKLGHAQGYVFPHDLPEGIAAQQYAPDALKDRSYYQPTRHGGEARYADAVEWTRKHLGRKQP, from the coding sequence GTGGAACCCGACCTGTTCACCGCCGCCGCCGAGGCCCGCCAGGAGAAGGACCCGGCCGCCAGCCCCCTGGCCGTCCGCATGCGCCCGCGCAGCCTCGACGAGGTGGTGGGCCAGCAGCACCTGCTCAAGCCCGGCTCCCCGCTGCGCAGACTGGTCGGCGAGGGCACCACCGCCGGCAGCCCGGCCGGCCCCTCCTCGGTCATCCTCTGGGGTCCGCCCGGCACCGGGAAGACGACCCTGGCGTACGTCGTCTCCAAGGCCACCAACAAGCGCTTCGTGGAACTGTCCGCGATCACCGCCGGCGTCAAGGAGGTCCGTGCCGTCATCGACGGCGCCCGCCGCGCCACCGGCGGCTACGGCACGGAGACCGTCCTCTTCCTCGACGAGATCCACCGCTTCAGCAAGGCCCAGCAGGACTCCCTGCTGCCCGCCGTCGAGAACCGCTGGGTCACTCTGATCGCCGCGACCACCGAGAACCCGTACTTCTCGGTCATCTCCCCGCTGCTCTCCCGCTCGCTCCTGCTCACCCTCGAACCCCTCACCGACGAGGATCTGCGCGGGCTGCTCCACCGGGCGCTGGCCGACGAACGCGGGCTGAAGGGCGCCGTCACCCTCCCAGAGGAGACCGAGGCGCACCTGCTGCGGATAGCCGGTGGTGACGCCCGGCGGGCGCTGACCGCCCTGGAGGCGGCGGCCGGCGCCGCGCTGGACAAGGGCGAACCGGAGATCGCCCTGACCACCCTGGAGGAGACGGTCGACCGGGCAGCAGTGAAGTACGACCGCGACGGCGACCAGCACTACGACGTGGCCAGCGCCCTCATCAAGTCCATCCGCGGTTCCGACGTGGACGCCGCGCTGCACTACCTCGCCCGCATGATCGAGGCCGGCGAGGACCCCCGGTTCATCGCCCGCCGATTGATGATCTCCGCCAGCGAGGACATCGGCCTCGCCGACCCCAGCGCACTGCCCACGGCCGTCGCCGCCGCCCAGGCCGTCGCCATGATCGGCTTCCCGGAGGCCGCGCTCACCCTCAGCCACGCCACGATCGCCCTCGCCCTGGCCCCCAAGTCCAACTCCGCGACGACCGCGATAGGCGCCGCCCTGGAGGACGTGCGCAAGGGCCTTGCGGGCCCCGTCCCGCCGCATCTGCGCGACGGGCACTACAAGGGCGCCGCCAAGCTCGGCCATGCCCAGGGATACGTCTTCCCGCACGACCTCCCCGAGGGCATCGCCGCCCAGCAGTATGCCCCGGACGCGCTCAAGGACCGCTCCTACTACCAGCCCACCCGGCACGGCGGGGAGGCCCGGTACGCGGACGCCGTGGAGTGGACCCGCAAACACCTCGGCCGCAAGCAGCCGTAG
- the rpsD gene encoding 30S ribosomal protein S4, whose protein sequence is MANQPRPKVKKSRALGIALTPKAVKYFEARPYPPGEHGRGRKQNSDYKVRLLEKQRLRAQYDVSERQLVRAYERAAKTQGKTGEALVIELERRLDALVLRSGIARTIYQARQMVVHGHIEVNGQKVDKPSFRVKPDDVVMVRERSREKTLFSIAREGGFAPEGETPRYLQVNLKALAFRLDREPNRKEIPVICDEQLVVEYYAR, encoded by the coding sequence GTGGCGAACCAGCCCCGCCCCAAGGTCAAGAAGTCGCGTGCCCTCGGCATCGCGCTGACCCCGAAGGCCGTCAAGTACTTCGAGGCCCGCCCCTACCCGCCGGGTGAGCACGGCCGCGGCCGCAAGCAGAACTCGGACTACAAGGTCCGTCTGCTCGAGAAGCAGCGTCTGCGCGCGCAGTACGACGTGTCCGAGCGCCAGCTCGTCCGCGCCTACGAGCGTGCCGCCAAGACGCAGGGCAAGACCGGTGAGGCCCTGGTCATCGAGCTCGAGCGCCGTCTCGACGCGCTGGTCCTGCGGTCGGGCATCGCCCGCACGATCTACCAGGCCCGCCAGATGGTCGTCCACGGACACATCGAGGTCAACGGCCAGAAGGTCGACAAGCCGTCCTTCCGCGTGAAGCCGGACGACGTCGTCATGGTCCGTGAGCGCAGCCGGGAGAAGACCCTCTTCTCCATCGCCCGTGAAGGCGGCTTCGCCCCCGAGGGCGAGACCCCGCGCTACCTCCAGGTGAACCTCAAGGCCCTGGCGTTCCGCCTGGACCGCGAGCCGAACCGCAAGGAGATCCCGGTGATCTGCGACGAGCAGCTCGTCGTCGAGTACTACGCCCGCTGA
- the hisS gene encoding histidine--tRNA ligase yields MSTFNAPKGTYDLLPPDSATFLAVREAIARPLRNSGYGYIETPGFENVELFARGVGESTDIVTKEMYAFETKGGDRLALRPEGTASVLRAALEANLHKAGNLPVKLWYSGSYYRYERPQKGRYRHFSQVGAEAIGAEDPALDAELIILADQAYRSLGLRDFRILLNSLGDKECRPVYRAALQDFLRGLDLDEETLRRAEINPLRVLDDKRPDVQKQLTDAPILRDYLCDACKAYHEEVRELIGAAGVVFEDDARLVRGLDYYTRTTFEFVHDGLGAQSAVGGGGRYDGLSEMIGGPALPSVGWALGVDRTVLALRAEGVELPLPTVTSVYAVPLGEEARRVLFAKVTELRKLGIATDFAYGGKGLKGAMKNANRSGARYAIVAGERDLAEGVVQLKDMESGDQAPVGLNEIVAELETRLG; encoded by the coding sequence GTGAGCACTTTCAACGCCCCCAAGGGCACGTACGACCTGCTGCCGCCCGACTCCGCCACGTTCCTGGCGGTGCGCGAGGCGATCGCCCGGCCGCTGCGCAACTCCGGCTACGGCTACATCGAGACGCCCGGCTTCGAGAACGTCGAACTCTTCGCGCGCGGCGTCGGCGAATCGACCGACATCGTGACCAAGGAGATGTACGCGTTCGAGACCAAGGGCGGCGACCGGCTCGCCCTGCGCCCCGAAGGCACCGCCTCCGTGCTGCGCGCCGCCCTGGAGGCCAACCTCCACAAGGCGGGCAACCTCCCCGTCAAGCTCTGGTACTCGGGCTCCTACTACCGCTACGAGCGCCCCCAGAAGGGCCGCTACCGCCACTTCTCCCAGGTCGGCGCCGAGGCCATCGGCGCGGAGGACCCGGCGCTCGACGCCGAGCTGATCATCCTCGCCGACCAGGCGTACCGCTCGCTGGGACTGCGCGACTTCCGCATCCTGCTCAACAGCCTCGGCGACAAGGAGTGCCGCCCGGTCTACCGTGCCGCCCTCCAGGACTTCCTGCGCGGCCTCGACCTCGACGAGGAGACGCTGCGCCGCGCGGAGATCAACCCGCTGCGCGTCCTCGACGACAAGCGTCCCGACGTCCAGAAGCAGCTCACCGACGCCCCGATCCTGCGCGACTACCTGTGCGACGCGTGCAAGGCGTACCACGAGGAGGTCCGCGAGCTGATCGGTGCGGCGGGCGTCGTCTTCGAGGACGACGCGCGGCTCGTGCGCGGCCTGGACTACTACACCCGAACGACCTTCGAGTTCGTCCACGACGGTCTGGGCGCCCAGTCCGCGGTGGGCGGCGGCGGCCGCTACGACGGCCTCTCCGAGATGATCGGCGGGCCCGCGCTGCCCTCGGTCGGCTGGGCGCTGGGCGTGGACCGCACGGTGCTGGCGCTGCGGGCGGAGGGCGTCGAACTGCCGCTGCCGACCGTGACGAGCGTGTACGCGGTGCCACTGGGCGAGGAGGCCCGGCGGGTGCTGTTCGCCAAGGTGACGGAGCTGCGCAAGCTCGGCATCGCGACGGACTTCGCGTACGGGGGGAAGGGGCTCAAGGGAGCGATGAAGAACGCGAACCGGAGCGGAGCGCGGTACGCGATCGTCGCCGGGGAACGGGATCTCGCGGAGGGCGTGGTCCAGCTCAAGGACATGGAGTCCGGCGACCAGGCCCCGGTCGGCCTCAACGAGATCGTCGCCGAACTGGAAACCCGCCTGGGCTGA
- the alaS gene encoding alanine--tRNA ligase, producing MESAEIRRRWLSFFEERGHTVVPSASLIADDPTLLLVPAGMVPFKPYFLGEVKPPFDRATSVQKCVRTPDIEEVGKTTRHGTFFQMCGNFSFGDYFKEGAAKLAWELLTTPQDKGGYGLEPEKLWITVYQEDDEAERIWRDVVGVPAERIQRLGKKDNFWSMGVPGPCGPCSEINYDRGPEFGVEGGPAVNDERYVEIWNLVFMQYERGQGIGKEDFEILGDLPSKNIDTGLGLERLAMILQGVQNLYEIDTSMAVIDKATELTGVAYGDDRDSDVSLRVVTDHMRTSVMLIGDGVTPGNEGRGYVLRRIMRRAIRNMRLLGATGPVVKDLVDTVIATMGQQYPELVSDRERIEKVALAEEARFLKTLNAGTNVLDTAVSETKAAGSTVLAGDKAFLLHDTWGFPIDLTLEMAAEQGLSVDEDGFRRLMREQRERAKADALAKKTGHADLGAYREIADSAGATDFIGYTDTEGESTVVGILVDGVSSPAATEGDEVEIVLDRTPFYAEGGGQIGDTGRIRVDSGAVIEIRDCQKPVPGVYVHKGVVQVGEVTVGAKAQASIDDRRRKAIARAHSATHLTHQALRDALGPTAAQAGSENQPGRFRFDFGSPAAVPTAVMTDVEQKINEVLARDLDVRADVMGIDEAKKQGAIAEFGEKYGERVRVVTIGDFSKELCGGTHVHNTAQLGLVKLLGESSIGSGVRRIEALVGVDAYNFLAREHTVVNQLTELVKGRSEELPEKIAGMLARLKDAEKEIEKFRAEKVLQAAGGLAESAKDVRGVAVVTGQVPDGTSADDLRRLVLDVRGRIQGGRAAVVALFAVNNGKPLTVIATNEAARERGLKAGDLVRTAAKTLGGGGGGKPDVAQGGGQNPAAVGEAVEAVERLVTETAK from the coding sequence ATGGAGTCGGCCGAGATCCGCCGCCGCTGGCTGAGCTTCTTCGAGGAGCGCGGGCACACCGTCGTCCCTTCGGCGTCGCTCATCGCGGACGACCCGACTCTGCTCCTCGTCCCCGCCGGCATGGTGCCCTTCAAGCCCTACTTCCTCGGCGAGGTCAAGCCGCCCTTCGACCGCGCCACCAGCGTCCAGAAGTGCGTGCGTACACCGGACATCGAAGAGGTCGGCAAGACCACCCGGCACGGCACGTTCTTCCAGATGTGCGGCAACTTCTCCTTCGGCGACTACTTCAAGGAAGGCGCCGCCAAGCTCGCCTGGGAACTGCTCACCACCCCCCAGGACAAGGGCGGTTACGGCCTGGAGCCCGAGAAGCTCTGGATCACCGTCTACCAGGAGGACGACGAGGCCGAGCGGATCTGGCGCGATGTCGTCGGCGTCCCCGCCGAGCGGATCCAGCGCCTGGGCAAGAAGGACAACTTCTGGTCCATGGGCGTCCCCGGCCCCTGCGGCCCCTGCTCCGAGATCAACTACGACCGCGGCCCCGAGTTCGGCGTCGAGGGCGGCCCCGCCGTCAACGACGAGCGGTACGTGGAGATCTGGAACCTCGTCTTCATGCAGTACGAGCGGGGCCAGGGCATCGGCAAGGAGGACTTCGAGATCCTCGGGGACCTGCCGAGCAAGAACATCGACACCGGACTCGGTCTCGAGCGGCTCGCCATGATCCTCCAGGGCGTGCAGAACCTGTACGAGATCGACACCTCCATGGCCGTCATCGACAAGGCCACCGAGCTGACCGGTGTCGCCTACGGCGACGACCGGGACTCCGACGTCTCGCTGCGCGTGGTCACCGACCACATGCGCACCTCCGTGATGCTCATCGGCGACGGCGTCACCCCGGGCAACGAGGGCCGCGGCTACGTACTGCGCCGCATCATGCGCCGCGCCATCCGTAACATGCGTCTCCTCGGCGCCACCGGCCCGGTCGTCAAGGACCTCGTCGATACCGTGATCGCGACGATGGGGCAGCAGTACCCGGAGCTGGTGTCCGACCGCGAGCGCATCGAGAAGGTCGCCCTCGCCGAGGAGGCCCGCTTCCTCAAGACCCTCAACGCCGGCACCAACGTGCTGGACACCGCCGTGAGTGAGACCAAGGCCGCCGGCTCCACGGTGCTCGCCGGCGACAAGGCGTTCCTGCTCCACGACACCTGGGGCTTCCCCATCGACCTCACCCTGGAGATGGCCGCCGAGCAGGGGCTGTCCGTGGACGAGGACGGCTTCCGCCGCCTGATGAGGGAACAGCGGGAGCGTGCCAAGGCCGACGCCCTGGCCAAGAAGACCGGCCACGCCGACCTGGGCGCCTACCGCGAGATCGCCGACAGCGCCGGCGCCACCGACTTCATCGGCTACACCGACACCGAGGGCGAGTCCACCGTCGTCGGCATCCTCGTCGACGGCGTCTCCTCACCGGCCGCCACCGAGGGCGACGAGGTCGAGATCGTCCTCGACCGCACCCCGTTCTACGCCGAGGGCGGCGGCCAGATCGGCGACACCGGCCGCATCCGGGTCGACTCCGGCGCCGTCATCGAGATCCGCGACTGCCAGAAGCCGGTCCCGGGCGTCTACGTCCACAAGGGCGTCGTCCAGGTCGGCGAGGTCACGGTCGGCGCCAAGGCCCAGGCCTCGATCGACGACCGCCGCCGCAAGGCCATCGCCCGCGCCCACTCGGCCACCCACCTCACCCACCAGGCCCTGCGCGACGCCCTCGGCCCGACGGCCGCCCAGGCCGGCTCCGAGAACCAGCCCGGCCGCTTCCGTTTCGACTTCGGCTCCCCGGCCGCCGTCCCGACGGCCGTGATGACCGACGTCGAGCAGAAGATCAACGAGGTGCTCGCCCGCGACCTGGACGTCCGCGCCGACGTCATGGGGATCGACGAGGCCAAGAAGCAGGGCGCCATCGCCGAGTTCGGCGAGAAGTACGGCGAGCGCGTGCGCGTGGTCACCATCGGCGACTTCTCCAAGGAGCTGTGCGGCGGCACCCACGTCCACAACACCGCCCAGCTCGGCCTGGTCAAGCTGCTCGGCGAGTCGTCCATCGGCTCCGGTGTGCGCCGGATCGAGGCCCTGGTCGGCGTCGACGCGTACAACTTCCTGGCCCGCGAGCACACGGTCGTCAACCAGCTCACCGAGCTGGTCAAGGGCCGCTCCGAGGAGCTGCCCGAGAAGATCGCCGGCATGCTCGCCCGACTCAAGGACGCCGAGAAGGAGATCGAGAAGTTCCGCGCGGAGAAGGTGCTCCAGGCCGCCGGCGGACTCGCCGAGTCCGCCAAGGACGTGCGCGGCGTCGCCGTGGTCACCGGGCAGGTCCCGGACGGCACCTCCGCCGACGACCTGCGCAGGCTGGTCCTCGACGTACGCGGCCGCATCCAGGGCGGCCGGGCCGCCGTGGTCGCCCTGTTCGCCGTGAACAACGGCAAGCCGCTCACCGTGATCGCCACCAACGAGGCCGCCCGCGAGCGCGGTCTCAAGGCCGGTGACCTGGTGCGCACCGCCGCCAAGACCCTCGGCGGCGGCGGAGGCGGCAAGCCGGACGTGGCCCAGGGCGGCGGCCAGAACCCGGCCGCCGTCGGCGAGGCCGTGGAGGCGGTCGAACGCCTCGTCACCGAGACGGCCAAGTAG
- a CDS encoding DUF948 domain-containing protein, protein MSGGEVAGILVAVFWAILVSFLAVALARLAQTLRATTRLVADVTEQAVPLLNDASAAVRSAQTQIDRVDAIATDVQEVTSNASALSTTVASTFGGPLVKVAAFGYGVRRALTGRRDDRPSAAESRREVIVGRTVPAARRARRAQRAADRAHREKGN, encoded by the coding sequence GTGTCCGGTGGAGAGGTGGCCGGAATCCTGGTGGCCGTGTTCTGGGCGATCCTGGTCTCCTTCCTCGCCGTGGCACTGGCGAGGCTGGCCCAGACGCTCCGGGCGACCACCAGACTCGTCGCGGACGTGACCGAACAGGCCGTCCCGCTGCTGAACGACGCCTCCGCGGCGGTGCGCTCGGCGCAGACCCAGATCGACCGGGTCGACGCCATCGCCACCGACGTCCAGGAAGTCACGTCGAACGCCTCCGCGCTGTCCACCACCGTCGCCTCCACCTTCGGCGGCCCCCTGGTCAAGGTCGCCGCGTTCGGCTACGGCGTGCGCCGCGCCCTCACCGGCCGCCGCGACGACCGGCCGTCCGCCGCCGAGTCCCGCCGCGAGGTGATCGTCGGCCGCACCGTCCCGGCCGCCCGCCGGGCCAGGCGCGCACAGCGGGCAGCCGACCGCGCCCACCGCGAAAAGGGGAACTGA
- the mltG gene encoding endolytic transglycosylase MltG has translation MTEYGRGPGSEPWHPEDPLYGDGGWGGQQAPADQSPYGGHQQPQQQGHGDWSQAQQQPGYDQGQQQYPQQYPVQQGQQYQGHDQYGQPYQQVQGGYPQQGEQSYAGHVQQQYGQGQGQGQGDGGWHGAGQQPQTPGAGQGQQPQTPGAGQGQQPQMPAPGQQQVPAGAQQHVPYAADQGDVYAAQPATGTEPRPDWDPGPPEEEEHPFFAGDPDGPRDDDPAEDFDDPDERDAPDGRRGKGRASTKGAKGGKDKGRKRRNGCACLVVVLVFGGGLGGVGYVGYHFYQNRYGTAPDYAGDGTGESVTVTVPKGTNGAAIGQLLKKAGVVKSVDAFVAAQADNAQGNTIQAGAYTLHKQMSAASAVALMLDPKSRNNLVVFEGERNAAVYADLDKKLDLDKGTTKGVAEKKWSKFGLPSWADTDDDIKDPLEGFLFPSSYAVSKGMKPEDVLADMVNQAKKRYAELGLDAKAQSLGLDSPLQVLTVASLVQAEGKNKSDFEKVARVVYNRLKKDNTETYGLLDFDSTVNYLRGESKLATGSVNQLRQLDDPYNTYKIKGLPPGPIDNPGEVAIDAALHPAEGNWYYFVSVSEDKTLFAETNEEQNRNREKYLESQENGQ, from the coding sequence ATGACTGAGTATGGCCGGGGCCCGGGCTCCGAACCGTGGCATCCCGAGGACCCGTTGTACGGGGACGGCGGATGGGGAGGACAGCAGGCGCCCGCCGACCAGTCCCCCTACGGCGGCCATCAGCAGCCGCAGCAGCAGGGTCACGGCGACTGGAGCCAGGCGCAGCAGCAGCCCGGCTACGACCAGGGACAGCAGCAGTACCCGCAGCAGTACCCGGTGCAGCAGGGGCAGCAGTACCAGGGGCACGACCAGTACGGGCAGCCGTACCAGCAGGTGCAGGGCGGCTACCCCCAGCAGGGCGAGCAGAGCTACGCCGGTCATGTCCAACAGCAGTACGGGCAGGGACAGGGGCAAGGACAGGGCGACGGCGGCTGGCACGGAGCGGGACAGCAGCCGCAGACGCCCGGTGCCGGTCAGGGACAGCAGCCGCAGACGCCCGGTGCCGGTCAGGGACAGCAGCCGCAGATGCCCGCCCCGGGACAGCAGCAGGTCCCGGCCGGGGCACAGCAGCACGTTCCGTACGCCGCCGACCAGGGCGACGTCTACGCCGCGCAGCCCGCCACCGGGACCGAGCCGCGTCCGGACTGGGACCCGGGCCCGCCCGAGGAGGAGGAACACCCCTTCTTCGCGGGTGATCCGGACGGTCCCCGGGACGACGATCCGGCCGAGGACTTCGACGATCCGGACGAGCGGGACGCCCCCGACGGCCGCCGCGGCAAGGGGCGTGCCTCCACGAAGGGGGCCAAGGGCGGCAAGGACAAGGGCAGGAAGCGCCGCAACGGCTGTGCCTGCCTCGTGGTCGTCCTCGTCTTCGGTGGCGGCCTCGGCGGTGTCGGATATGTCGGCTACCACTTCTACCAGAACCGTTACGGCACGGCCCCCGACTACGCGGGCGACGGCACCGGCGAGAGCGTGACGGTCACCGTCCCGAAGGGCACCAACGGCGCCGCCATCGGGCAGCTCCTGAAGAAGGCCGGCGTGGTCAAGAGCGTGGACGCGTTCGTCGCCGCCCAGGCCGACAACGCCCAGGGCAACACCATTCAGGCGGGTGCCTACACGCTGCACAAGCAGATGTCCGCCGCCAGCGCCGTCGCCCTGATGCTCGATCCCAAGAGCCGCAACAACCTGGTCGTCTTCGAAGGCGAGCGCAACGCGGCGGTCTACGCGGACCTCGACAAGAAGCTCGACCTGGACAAGGGCACCACCAAGGGCGTCGCGGAGAAGAAGTGGTCGAAATTCGGCCTGCCGAGCTGGGCCGACACCGACGACGACATCAAGGACCCGCTGGAAGGATTCCTCTTCCCCTCCAGCTACGCCGTCTCCAAGGGCATGAAGCCCGAGGACGTGCTCGCGGACATGGTCAACCAGGCCAAGAAGCGGTACGCGGAGCTGGGCCTGGACGCGAAGGCCCAGAGCCTCGGCCTCGACAGTCCGCTGCAGGTCCTCACCGTCGCGAGCCTCGTGCAGGCCGAGGGCAAGAACAAGTCCGACTTCGAGAAGGTCGCCCGGGTCGTCTACAACCGGCTCAAGAAGGACAACACCGAGACCTACGGACTGCTCGACTTCGACTCCACGGTCAACTACCTGCGCGGCGAGTCCAAGCTGGCCACCGGTTCCGTCAACCAGCTGCGCCAGCTCGACGATCCGTACAACACGTACAAGATCAAGGGTCTGCCGCCCGGGCCGATCGACAACCCCGGCGAGGTCGCGATCGACGCCGCCCTCCACCCGGCCGAGGGCAACTGGTACTACTTCGTCTCGGTCAGCGAGGACAAGACACTGTTCGCCGAGACCAACGAGGAGCAGAACCGGAACCGCGAGAAGTACCTGGAAAGCCAGGAGAACGGACAATGA
- a CDS encoding vitamin K epoxide reductase family protein, whose translation MSKTTVRDVSTEDTEPEPERTAAPRTVGAGRAFSVMLLITGALGLLASWVITLDKIKIAEAKAEGRTFTPNCSINPIVSCGSVMESKQAAVFGFPNPFLGLVCYGIVICVGMSLLTRARFPRWYWLTFNFGTLFGVGFCTWLQFQTLYEINALCLWCSLAWVITITMFWYVTSHNVRNDFLPAPRPVKNFLNEFTWVLPVTHVGIIAMLVLTRWGSQLWAS comes from the coding sequence ATGAGCAAGACGACAGTCAGGGACGTCTCGACAGAGGACACCGAGCCGGAGCCGGAGCGCACCGCCGCGCCCCGCACGGTCGGCGCCGGCCGCGCCTTCTCCGTGATGCTGTTGATCACCGGTGCCCTCGGCCTGCTCGCCTCCTGGGTCATCACCCTGGACAAGATCAAGATCGCTGAGGCCAAGGCCGAGGGCAGGACGTTCACGCCCAACTGCAGCATCAACCCGATCGTCTCCTGCGGCAGCGTGATGGAGAGCAAGCAGGCCGCGGTGTTCGGGTTCCCCAACCCGTTCCTCGGCCTGGTCTGCTACGGCATCGTGATCTGCGTCGGCATGAGCCTGCTCACCCGGGCCCGCTTCCCCCGCTGGTACTGGCTGACCTTCAACTTCGGCACACTCTTCGGGGTGGGCTTCTGCACCTGGCTCCAGTTCCAGACGCTGTACGAGATCAACGCCCTGTGCCTGTGGTGCTCCCTGGCCTGGGTGATCACGATCACCATGTTCTGGTACGTGACCTCGCACAACGTGCGCAACGACTTCCTGCCCGCACCCCGCCCGGTGAAGAACTTCCTGAACGAGTTCACCTGGGTCCTGCCGGTCACCCACGTGGGCATCATCGCCATGCTCGTGCTGACCCGCTGGGGCAGCCAGCTCTGGGCCTCCTGA
- the ruvX gene encoding Holliday junction resolvase RuvX encodes MRRGRRLAIDVGDARIGVASCDPDGILATPVETVPGRDVPAAHRRLRQLVEEYEPIEVVVGLPRSLKGGEGPAAVKVRGFAQELARLIAPVPVRLLDERMTTVTASQGLRASGVKSKKGRSVIDQAAAVIILQQALESERVSGTSPGEGVEVVI; translated from the coding sequence GTGCGCCGGGGCCGCCGCCTCGCGATCGACGTCGGGGACGCCCGCATCGGGGTCGCCTCCTGCGACCCCGACGGGATCCTCGCCACCCCGGTGGAGACGGTCCCGGGGCGCGACGTCCCCGCCGCGCACCGCAGGCTGAGGCAGCTCGTCGAGGAGTACGAGCCGATCGAGGTCGTCGTCGGGCTGCCGCGTTCCCTCAAGGGGGGCGAGGGCCCGGCCGCGGTCAAGGTGCGCGGCTTCGCCCAGGAACTGGCGCGGCTGATCGCACCGGTGCCGGTGCGCCTGCTGGACGAGCGGATGACGACCGTCACGGCGAGCCAGGGACTGCGCGCCTCCGGCGTGAAGTCCAAGAAGGGGCGCTCCGTGATCGACCAGGCCGCCGCTGTGATCATCCTCCAGCAGGCACTGGAATCCGAACGGGTGTCAGGTACGTCTCCCGGCGAGGGCGTCGAAGTGGTCATCTGA
- a CDS encoding shikimate dehydrogenase translates to MTGTDPTRRAAVLGSPIAHSLSPVLHRAAYAELGLTDWSYDRFEVDEAALPGFLEGLGGEWVGLSLTMPLKRAVIPLVDEISETAASVEAVNTVVFTADGRRRGDNTDIPGMVAALRERGIEQVDSAAILGAGATASSALAALARVCTGEVVAYVRGEVRAAEMREWGARLEVPVRTRDWAHAAEALGAPLVIATTPAGATDALAGAVPERPATLFDVLYDPWPTALAARWSAYGGAVVGGLDLLVHQAVLQVEQMTGVPVAPLEAMRKAGEHALAAR, encoded by the coding sequence ATGACCGGCACCGACCCCACCCGCCGGGCCGCCGTGCTCGGCTCCCCGATCGCCCACTCCCTCTCCCCGGTGCTGCACCGCGCCGCCTACGCGGAACTGGGGCTCACCGACTGGTCCTACGACCGGTTCGAGGTGGACGAGGCGGCGCTGCCGGGGTTCCTCGAAGGGCTCGGGGGCGAGTGGGTGGGGCTGTCGCTCACCATGCCGCTCAAGCGGGCCGTCATCCCGCTGGTCGACGAGATCAGCGAGACGGCGGCCTCGGTCGAGGCCGTCAACACCGTCGTGTTCACCGCGGACGGCCGCCGACGCGGCGACAACACCGACATCCCCGGGATGGTCGCCGCGCTGCGCGAGCGGGGCATCGAACAGGTGGACTCCGCGGCGATCCTCGGCGCGGGGGCCACCGCCTCCTCCGCGCTCGCCGCCCTCGCCCGCGTCTGCACCGGCGAGGTCGTCGCCTATGTGCGCGGCGAGGTCCGCGCCGCCGAGATGCGGGAGTGGGGCGCGCGCCTGGAGGTGCCGGTCCGTACCCGGGACTGGGCGCACGCCGCGGAGGCGCTCGGCGCCCCCCTGGTGATCGCCACCACCCCCGCCGGGGCGACCGACGCGCTCGCCGGTGCCGTACCCGAACGGCCCGCCACCCTCTTCGACGTCCTCTACGACCCCTGGCCGACCGCCCTGGCGGCGCGCTGGTCGGCGTACGGCGGTGCCGTCGTCGGCGGGCTCGACCTGCTGGTGCACCAGGCCGTCCTTCAGGTCGAACAGATGACCGGTGTGCCTGTCGCGCCCCTGGAGGCCATGCGCAAGGCGGGGGAGCACGCGCTGGCGGCGCGCTGA